The Struthio camelus isolate bStrCam1 chromosome 5, bStrCam1.hap1, whole genome shotgun sequence genome has a segment encoding these proteins:
- the PLEKHG3 gene encoding pleckstrin homology domain-containing family G member 3, protein MEEAAGDGLEERAGGPGNRNNNNASPASWRAPRGGRPAAPRGARPGYLERVVLEIVESERTYARDLRGIVEGYLGKIIDAEEPLLRPEQVSALFGNIEDIYELSSNLLQNLDGCDHDPVAVAVCFVTRSQEFNIYTQYCNNYPNSVAALSECMRNKQQAKFFRECQEQMRHALPLGAYLLKPVQRILKYHLLLQEIAKHFEHKSGDDYEVVVEAIDTMTCVAWYINDMKRKHEHAIRQQEIQSLLLNWKGPDLTTYGELVLEGTFRVQRVRNERAFFLFDKALLITKRRGDHYVYKNHIPCSSLMLIESTRDSLCFSVAHYKHIKQQYSLQAKSGEEKRVWTHHIKRLILENHHAIIPQKAKEAILEMDLFYPPRLPRYSPERLKKSWSCQPLDETSGEPRQGRRQSEPFQHRDRAETLPDRLHGPTGRRQSEPAKQILQQLGERGEQGPRGHLGVRGGLQGPRGRTEGHPGPAAQLRVPCAKAGSDRWVARVCGRFLGIVTPPPAPLISALLSSMCGRQVSRGRSLLLPEQHAGSDGAFLEAGEPLQHPRAWATAGGVVEEEEEEEEAFGEDHREELPSADGVPASPRDEQAPGHPQVPEGPKACKRPSSPSPGSCEKRRSVDTAGASQEADGEVLGVPAVAAEHPEEPPCSDAEATGTPESPLPGRHERGQPEVVPEPGLDGELPETAEDLRTLSSEEEEEEEEEERALHAPNSILPPSVLDQASVIAERFGSSFSRRSSLAPEEGRAALGGAPPRLPSRSGSLLSLEGSGPDGQSCPPLPASEEGEPGAPRSSAAASPDPAPCPRKESLLSTQDRLLLDKIKSYYDHAEHQDASFSIKRRESLSYIPKGLVRNSVFRIDGPPRPPSECDTSGLGAGARTAVWVLAAGPKAAPAAQPEAAEDFRPPSAGWREAEAPRRDNGLEPLLILEEDDLSAVGEEAAGRSPPREPGADEPPQPPASHPRLLQLAGEAAERPGTKVYQLARQYSLRIKNCRAGARRCLAQLEEDLRLSAAAPRRQPEPPSAGGPKSALAPPSYEQVVIHEQRPAATSPRRFSPSPSSGSPRLPSPGSLASRSPLSPAGAETFAWPDVRELRSKYAAFGAAAASAPRRPPPVNRSRSAPEKVTEAPGRSGRAAAKSGPRAERLNGRSRSAEAGARKHQRNDSDGALRVTAQAALGAAGQRVLVLERVPPAAEPESYVQIRSPTTREKICLKAVAERCKAYQASEAYRRRQAEPAAQPAAWGDLPAAPRHGLVRNLREKFQTLNAAS, encoded by the exons ATGGAGGAGGCGGCCGGAGACGGgttggaggagcgggccggcgggccgggcaaCAGGAACAACAACAACGCGTCGCCGGCCAGCTGGCGGGcaccccgcggcgggcgcccggcggcaCCCCGCGGCGCCCGTCCCGGCTACCTGGAGCGGGTGGTGCTGGAGATCGTGGAGTCGGAGCGCACCTACGCCCGGGACCTGCGCGGCATCGTGGAG GGTTACTTGGGTAAGATCATCGACGCGGAGGAGCCGTTGCTGCGGCCGGAGCAGGTCAGCGCGCTCTTCGGCAACATCGAGGACATCTACGAGCTGAGCAG CAACCTGCTGCAAAACCTGGACGGCTGCGACCACGACCCCGTAGCCGTGGCCGTCTGCTTCGTGACCCGG agCCAGGAGTTCAATATTTACACCCAGTACTGCAACAACTACCCCAA CTCGGTGGCGGCCCTGAGCGAGTGCATGAGGAACAAGCAGCAGGCCAAGTTCTTCCGCGAGTGCCAGGAGCAGATGCGGCACGCGCTGCCCCTCGGCGCCTACCTGCTCAAGCCTGTCCAGAGGATCCTCAAATACCACCTGCTGCTCCAG GAGATCGCCAAGCACTTTGAGCACAAGTCGGGGGACGACTacgaggtggtggtggaggccaTTGACACCATGACCTGCGTGGCCTGGTACATCAATGACATGAAGCGCAAGCACGAGCACGCCATCCGCCAGCAG GAGATCCAGTCGCTGCTGCTGAACTGGAAGGGGCCAGACCTGACCACGTATGGGGAGCTGGTGCTGGAGGGCACTTTCCGGGTGCAGCGAGTACGCAACGAACGGGCCTTCTTCCTCTTCGACAAGGCCCTGCTCATCACCAAGCGTCGCGGAGACCACTACGTCTACAAGAACCACATCCCG TGCTCCTCTCTGATGCTCATCGAGAGCACGCGGGACTCGTTGTGCTTCAGCGTGGCTCACTACAAGCACATCAAGCAGCAGTACAGCCTGCAG GCCAAGAGCGGGGAGGAGAAGCGCGTGTGGACCCACCACATCAAGCGGCTCATCCTGGAGAACCACCACGCCATCATCCCCCAGAAG GCCAAAGAAGCCATCCTGGAGATGGACTTGTTCT ACCCCCCGCGCCTGCCCCGCTACAGCCCCGAGCGCCTGAAGAAGAGCTGGTCCTGCCAACCCCTGGACGAGACCTCCGGCGAGCCGCGCCAGGGCCGCCGGCAGTCAG AGCCCTTCCAGCATCGGGACCGCGCGGAGACGCTGCCGGACAGGCTGCACGGGCCCACCGGGCGCAGGCAGTCGG AGCCCGCCAAGCAGATCCTGCAGCAGCTGGGGGAGCGAGGTGAGCAGGGCCCACGCGGGCACCTGGGGGTCAGGGGTGGGTTGCAGGGGCCCCGTGGTCGCACAGAGGGGCACCCAGGTCCCGCTGCCCAGCTAAGGGTGCCCTGCGCAAAGGCAGGCAGCGACCGGTGGGTAGCGCGAGTCTGCGGGCGCTTTTTGggcattgtgacccccccccccgctccgctaATCTCCGCTCTTCTCTCTTCCATGTGCGGCCGGCAGGTCTCCAG AGGCCGATCCTTGCTTTTACCCGAACAGCACGCGGGCAGCGACGGAGCCTTCCTGGAGGCGGgggagcccctgcagcaccccagggccTGGGCGACGGCTGGGGGAGtcgtggaggaagaggaggaggaggaggaggctttcGGCGAGGATCACCGGGAGGAGCTGCCCAGCGCCGACGGCGTGCCCGCGAGCCCCCGGGATGAGCAG GCGCCGGGGCACCCGCAGGTGCCGGAGGGGCCCAAGGCCTGCAAGAGGCCGAGCAGCCCAAGCCCGGGGAGCTGTGAGAAACGCCGCAGCGTGGACACCGCCGGTGCCAGCCAGGAG GCCgatggggaggtgctgggggtgccTGCGGTGGCGGCCGAGCACCCCGAAGAGCCCCCTTGTTCGGATGCGGAGGCGACGGGTACGCCGGAGTCGCCGCTGCCTGGCCGGCACGAGCGGGGCCAGCCGGAGGTGGTGCCGGAGCCGGGTTTGGACGGGGAGCTCCCGGAGACGGCGGAGGATCTCCGAACCCtgagcagcgaggaggaggaggaggaagaggaggaagagcgaGCCCTGCACGCTCCCAACAGCATCCTCCCGCCCTCCGTGCTGGACCAGGCCAGCGTCATCGCCGAGCGCTTCGGCAGCAGCTTCTCGCGCCGCAGCAGCCTGGCGCCGGAGGAGGGCCGGGCAGCGCTGGGCGGCGCGCCGCCACGCCTGCCCAGCCGCAGCGgcagcctgctcagcctggagggcagCGGCCCCGACGGCCagagctgccccccgctcccggccAGCGAGGAGGGCGAGCCCGGGGCGCCGCGCagcagcgccgcggcctcgccggaCCCCGCGCCCTGCCCCAGGAAGGAGTCGCTGCTCTCCACCCAAGACCGCTTGCTGCTCGATAAGATCAAGAGCTACTACGACCACGCCGAGCACCAGGACGCCAGCTTCAGCATCAAGCGCCGCGAGAGCCTCTCCTACATCCCCAAGGGGCTGGTGAGGAACTCCGTTTTCCGTATcgacggcccgccccggccgccctcgGAGTGCGACACCAgcgggctcggggccggcgccCGCACCGCCGTCTGGGTGCTGGCCGCCGGCCCCAAagccgccccggcggcgcagCCGGAGGCGGCCGAGGATTTCCGCCCGCCCTCCGCCGGGTGGCGAGAGGCGGAAGCGCCGCGGCGGGACAACGGGCTGGAGCCGCTGCTCATCCTCGAGGAGGACGACCTGAGCGCCGTCGGCGAGGAGGCCGCCGGCCGGAgcccgccgcgggagccgggcgccgacgagccgccgcagcccccggcctcgCACCCGCGCTTGCTGCAGCTGGCCGGCGAGGCGGCCGAGCGCCCCGGCACCAAGGTGTACCAGCTGGCGCGCCAGTACAGCCTGCGCATCAAGAACTGccgcgccggcgcccggcggTGCCTGGCGCAGCTGGAGGAGGACCTGCGGCTGAGcgcggcggccccccgccgccagcccgagCCCCCGAGCGCAG GTGGGCCGAAATCGGCCCTGGCGCCGCCCAGCTACGAGCAAGTGGTGATCCACGAGCAGCGGCCGGCGGCCACCTCGCCGCGGCGTTTCTCCCCCAGCCCGTCCTCCGGCAGCCCCCGCCTGCCCTCgccgggcagcctggcctcccgcAGCCCGCTGAGCCCCGCCGGCGCCGAGACCTTCGCCTGGCCCGACGTGCGGGAGCTGCGCTCCAAGTACGCGGCtttcggcgccgccgccgcctccgctccccgccggccgccgccggtcAACCGCAGCCGCTCGGCCCCCGAGAAGGTGACGGAGGCCCCGGGGCGCAGCGGGCGAGCGGCGGCCAAAAGCGGGCCACGAGCGGAGCGGCTCAAcggccggagccggagcgccGAAGCCGGTGCCCGCAAGCACCAGCGCAACGACAGCGACGGGGCTCTGCGCGTCACGGCTCAGGCCGCCCTGGGCGCAGCCGGCCAACGCGTGCTCGTCTTGGAGCGGGTGCCACCGGCCGCCGAGCCCGAGAGCTACGTGCAGATCCGTTCGCCCACCACCCGCGAGAAGATCTGCCTCAAGGCGGTGGCGGAGCGTTGCAAAGCCTACCAGGCCTCGGAGGCATACCGCCGGCGGCAAGCCGAGCCGGCCGCGCAGCCGGCCGCCTGGGGGGacctcccggccgccccccgccacggCCTCGTCAGGAACCTGCGCGAGAAGTTTCAGACGCTCAACGCCGCCAGCTAG